The Brassica napus cultivar Da-Ae chromosome C7, Da-Ae, whole genome shotgun sequence genome has a segment encoding these proteins:
- the LOC106350696 gene encoding transcription factor MYB86: protein MGRHSCCYKQKLRKGLWSPEEDEKLLNYITRHGHGCWSSVPKLAGLQRCGKSCRLRWINYLRPDLKRGAFSQEEESLIIELHAALGNRWSQIATRLPGRTDNEIKNFWNSCLKKKLRRKGIDPTTHKPIISELQTQNVIDQKLTSLNTSEVVKSTASINNPHDQSMVVLSQPSPWWYPATATTTTANQNAEFCFSSSTTQTVSDQIVSLISSMSTSSSPTPMTSNFNPIPNNWELSYCNNTVPSQSNSIYSAFFGNHYTEATQIMNTNNNNILLDQQPHQDMKSWAPEILHYTEHNQSSETGFEAEVKPDIAKYYWRSISSSPSPNESAATLLHDADVEFYGKNLQKPNIMAFDQRL from the exons ATGGGAAGACATTCTTGTTGTTATAAGCAAAAACTTAGAAAAGGCCTTTGGTCTcctgaagaagatgagaaacTTCTCAATTACATAACTAGACATGGTCATGGCTGTTGGAGTTCTGTCCCCAAACTCGCAG GTTTGCAGAGATGTGGAAAGAGTTGTAGGCTTAGGTGGATAAACTATTTGAGACCAGACTTAAAGAGAGGAGCTTTCTCACAAGAGGAAGAAAGCTTGATCATTGAGCTTCATGCTGCGTTAGGCAACAG ATGGTCTCAGATCGCAACTCGGTTACCAGGAAGAACAGACAACGAGATCAAAAACTTTTGGAACTCTTGTCTTAAGAAGAAGCTGAGAAGAAAAGGCATTGATCCAACAACACATAAACCCATAATAAGCGAGCTTCAAACTCAAAACGTCATAGATCAGAAGCTGACGTCATTAAATACTTCGGAAGTGGTAAAGTCAACGGCTTCGATCAACAACCCACATGATCAGTCGATGGTCGTCTTATCCCAACCAAGTCCCTGGTGGTACCCGGCGACCGCGACCACGACTACGGCTAATCAAAACGCTGAGTTTTGCTTCAGTTCAAGTACTACCCAAACGGTTTCAGACCAGATCGTATCTTTGATCTCATCAATGTCCACGTCATCATCTCCCACACCAATGACTTCAAACTTCAATCCTATTCCAAACAACTGGGAACTCAGCTACTGTAACAACACAGTTCCATCTCAGAGCAACAGTATCTACAGTGCTTTCTTTGGTAATCATTACACAGAAGCTACCCAAATCATgaatactaataataataatatattattagatCAGCAACCTCATCAAGACATGAAGTCATGGGCGCCAGAGATTCTTCATTACACAGAACATAACCAAAGCTCAGAAACTGGTTTTGAAGCAGAAGTGAAGCCAGACATTGCCAAATACTACTGGAGATCAATATCATCATCGCCATCACCAAATGAAAGCGCTGCAACATTACTACATGATGCCGATGTGGAGTTTTACGGTAAAAATCTTCAAAAACCGAATATCATGGCGTTTGATCAGAGGCTTTAG
- the LOC106348719 gene encoding pectin acetylesterase 10: protein MSKLFLLGVVVVTGLVLGTEANEYLEFNVTELDRIEELEYGFSKSSSNFNPLMVGLTLIRGAGAKGAVCLDGTLPGYHLHRGHGSGANSWLIQLEGGGWCDNIRNCVYRKKSRRGSSNYMEKQIQFTGILSDKAQQNPDFFNWNRVKLRYCDGGSFSGDSQNKAARLQFRGERIWRAAMDDLKAKGMRYAKQALLSGCSAGGLAVILRCDEFRNLFPGSTRIKCLSDAGLFLDTPDVSGGHTIRKLYNGVVQLQGVRNNLPHMCTNHLNPTSCFFPQNLISQMKTPLFIVNAAYDIWQIQSSIAPTSADPHGYWHECRLNHGRCNAAQLRFLQGFRNQMLRAVTGFSKSRKNGLFINSCFAHCQTERQDTWFADDSPVIHKKAVAIAVGDWYFDRAEVKLIDCPYPCDRSCHNLVFR from the exons ATGAGTAAGCTTTTCTTGTTAGGGGTTGTTGTGGTGACAGGACTGGTTCTAGGGACTGAGGCAAATGAGTATCTAGAGTTCAATGTCACTGAACTAGATCGCATTGAGGAATTAGAGTATGGTTTCTCCAAATCTAGCTCCAACTTCAACCCATTAATGGTTGGCCTCACACTTATCAGAGGAGCTGGCGCCAAAGGAGCTG TATGTTTGGATGGAACATTGCCTGGATATCACTTACATCGTGGACATGGATCCGGAGCAAATAGCTGGCTTATTCAACTAGAG GGAGGAGGATGGTGTGACAACATAAGGAACTGTGTATACCGAAAGAAGAGTCGTCGTGGTTCCTCTAACTACATGGAGAAACAGATTCAGTTTACAGGAATACTTAGCGACAAAGCTCAACAAAATCCAg ATTTTTTCAACTGGAATAGAGTCAAGCTTCGTTACTGTGATGGTGGTTCTTTTAGTGGTGATAGTCAGAACAAG gctGCACGGCTTCAGTTTAGAGGGGAACGGATATGGAGAGCAGCAATGGACGATTTGAAAGCCAAGGGAATGCGATACGCCAAACAG GCACTTCTATCTGGATGCTCTGCTGGTGGTTTAGCAGTGATCTTACGCTGTGACGAGTTCAGAAACTTGTTTCCAGGATCTACCAGAATCAAGTGCTTAAGCGATGCTGGCTTGTTCTTAGACAC ACCTGATGTGTCCGGTGGCCACACCATCAGGAAGTTATATAACGGCGTTGTGCAGTTGCAGGGAGTGAGGAACAATCTGCCACATATGTGCACTAACCATCTCAACCCAACTTCT TGTTTCTTCCCTCAAAACTTGATCAGTCAGATGAAAACTCCTCTTTTTATTGTCAATGCAGCATATGATATTTGGCAG ATTCAAAGCAGTATAGCTCCAACAAGTGCAGACCCTCATGGGTATTGGCATGAATGCAGATTAAACCATGGAAGATGCAATGCAGCACAGCTCCGGTTCTTGCAAG GGTTTAGAAATCAAATGTTGAGAGCCGTAACAGGATTCTCAAAGTCAAGAAAGAATGGGTTGTTTATAAACTCATGTTTTGCTCATTGCCAAACCGAAAGGCAAGACACTTGGTTCGCTGATGATTCTCCTGTTATCCACAAAAAG GCGGTGGCGATAGCTGTTGGAGATTGGTATTTTGATAGAGCAGAAGTGAAGCTGATAGATTGTCCGTACCCGTGTGACAGGAGCTGCCACAATCTTGTCTTCagatga
- the LOC106348720 gene encoding flap endonuclease 1 isoform X1 → MGIKGLTKLLADNAPSAMKEQKFESYFGRKIAVDASMSIYQFLIVVGRAGTEMLTNEAGEVTSHLQGMFNRTIRLLEAGIKPVYVFDGKPPELKRQELAKRYSKRADATADLSGAIEAGNKEDIEKYSKRTVKVTKQHNDDCKRLLKLMGVPVVEATSEAEAQCAALCKAGKVYGVASEDMDSLTFGAPKFLRHLMDPSSRKIPVMEFDVAKILEELQLTMDQFIDLCILSGCDYCDSIRGIGGQTALKLIRQHGSIETILENINKERYQIPEEWPYNEARKLFKEPDVLTDEEQLDIKWTSPDEEGIVQFLVNENGFNIDRVTKAVEKIKSAKNKSSQGRLESFFKPIASSSVPAKRKGTKCLLRQYKPAISNKMSSVHAFGCNTSSNNIVSLRLFPLIPGSNLSVQMAGAGICTRF, encoded by the exons ATGGGTATCAAG ggtttaacgAAGCTTTTAGCCGACAATGCGCCTAGCGCCATGAAAGAGCAGAAGTTCGAGAGCTACTTCGGTCGGAAAATAGCTGTTGATGCAAGCATGAGCATTTACCAGTTCCTT ATTGTGGTGGGGAGAGCTGGGACTGAGATGCTCACCAACGAAGCTGGTGAAGTCACTAG CCATTTGCAAGGGATGTTTAATCGAACCATTCGTCTTCTCGAAGCTGGAATTAAGCCTGT GTATGTTTTTGATGGAAAGCCCCCGGAGTTAAAGAGACAAGAACTAGCCAAACG TTACTCCAAGAGAGCCGATGCAACTGCAGATTTGAGTGGTGCAATTGAG GCAGGAAACAAGGAGGACATTGAGAAGTACAGCAAACGAACTGTGAAG GTGACAAAGCAACACAATGACGACTGCAAAAGACTCTTGAAACTCATGGGGGTCCCCGTCGTTGAG GCCACTTCCGAGGCAGAAGCGCAATGTGCTGCACTTTGCAAAGCAGGAAAG GTGTATGGTGTGGCTTCTGAAGATATGGACTCCTTAACTTTTGGAGCTCCTAAGTTTCTTCGCCACCTGATGGATCCCAGCTCCAGAAAGATCCCTGTCATGGAATTTGACGTTGCCAAG ATTTTAGAAGAGCTTCAACTTACCATGGATCAGTTTATCGATTTGTGCATATTGTCAGGATGTGACTATTGTGACAGCATCCGTG GTATCGGAGGGCAGACTGCCTTAAAGCTCATTCGCCAGCATGGATCTATTGAGACTATTCTCGAAAATATAAACAAAGAAAG GTATCAGATACCCGAGGAATGGCCATATAATGAAGCTCGTAAACTTTTTAAAGAACCCGATGTCTTAACTGATGAAGAGCAGCTTGATATCAAGTGGACTTCTCCAGATGAAGAG GGAATAGTTCAGTTTTTGGTGAATGAAAATGGATTCAACATAGATAGGGTAACCAAG GCTGTCGAGAAAATCAAATCTGCAAAGAACAAGTCATCCCAGGGAAG GTTGGAGTCATTTTTCAAGCCAATCGCTAGCTCATCCGTGCCTGCTAAAAGAAAG GGTACCAAATGCTTACTCCGGCAGTATAAACCAGCTATCAGCAATAAAATGTCCTCTGTGCATGCTTTTGGATGTAACACCTCCTCCAATAACATTGTTAGCCTTAGGCTGTTCCCTCTAATCCCGGGTTCCAACCTCTCTGTTCAAATGGCTGGAGCTGGCATATGCACAAGATTCTAA
- the LOC106348720 gene encoding flap endonuclease 1 isoform X2, with translation MGIKGLTKLLADNAPSAMKEQKFESYFGRKIAVDASMSIYQFLIVVGRAGTEMLTNEAGEVTSHLQGMFNRTIRLLEAGIKPVYVFDGKPPELKRQELAKRYSKRADATADLSGAIEAGNKEDIEKYSKRTVKVTKQHNDDCKRLLKLMGVPVVEATSEAEAQCAALCKAGKVYGVASEDMDSLTFGAPKFLRHLMDPSSRKIPVMEFDVAKILEELQLTMDQFIDLCILSGCDYCDSIRGIGGQTALKLIRQHGSIETILENINKERYQIPEEWPYNEARKLFKEPDVLTDEEQLDIKWTSPDEEGIVQFLVNENGFNIDRVTKAVEKIKSAKNKSSQGRLESFFKPIASSSVPAKRKEIPESNAKGAANKKTKGGGGRKKK, from the exons ATGGGTATCAAG ggtttaacgAAGCTTTTAGCCGACAATGCGCCTAGCGCCATGAAAGAGCAGAAGTTCGAGAGCTACTTCGGTCGGAAAATAGCTGTTGATGCAAGCATGAGCATTTACCAGTTCCTT ATTGTGGTGGGGAGAGCTGGGACTGAGATGCTCACCAACGAAGCTGGTGAAGTCACTAG CCATTTGCAAGGGATGTTTAATCGAACCATTCGTCTTCTCGAAGCTGGAATTAAGCCTGT GTATGTTTTTGATGGAAAGCCCCCGGAGTTAAAGAGACAAGAACTAGCCAAACG TTACTCCAAGAGAGCCGATGCAACTGCAGATTTGAGTGGTGCAATTGAG GCAGGAAACAAGGAGGACATTGAGAAGTACAGCAAACGAACTGTGAAG GTGACAAAGCAACACAATGACGACTGCAAAAGACTCTTGAAACTCATGGGGGTCCCCGTCGTTGAG GCCACTTCCGAGGCAGAAGCGCAATGTGCTGCACTTTGCAAAGCAGGAAAG GTGTATGGTGTGGCTTCTGAAGATATGGACTCCTTAACTTTTGGAGCTCCTAAGTTTCTTCGCCACCTGATGGATCCCAGCTCCAGAAAGATCCCTGTCATGGAATTTGACGTTGCCAAG ATTTTAGAAGAGCTTCAACTTACCATGGATCAGTTTATCGATTTGTGCATATTGTCAGGATGTGACTATTGTGACAGCATCCGTG GTATCGGAGGGCAGACTGCCTTAAAGCTCATTCGCCAGCATGGATCTATTGAGACTATTCTCGAAAATATAAACAAAGAAAG GTATCAGATACCCGAGGAATGGCCATATAATGAAGCTCGTAAACTTTTTAAAGAACCCGATGTCTTAACTGATGAAGAGCAGCTTGATATCAAGTGGACTTCTCCAGATGAAGAG GGAATAGTTCAGTTTTTGGTGAATGAAAATGGATTCAACATAGATAGGGTAACCAAG GCTGTCGAGAAAATCAAATCTGCAAAGAACAAGTCATCCCAGGGAAG GTTGGAGTCATTTTTCAAGCCAATCGCTAGCTCATCCGTGCCTGCTAAAAGAAAG GAAATCCCTGAGAGTAACGCTAAAGGAGCAGCAAATAAGAAAACTAAGGGAGGTGgtgggaggaagaagaagtaa
- the LOC106348722 gene encoding heavy metal-associated isoprenylated plant protein 2, with translation MVVKKVEMKVDINCGKCKNAIMQAVAEIEGVNQVVLDEEKSLLTVVGTMDPICVAEKLRKIKQKPVVVNIGPPKPPEKKTEPKPVCCKPCPPYCPPYYYNNCDMVTVSTYSNGSGCTIV, from the exons ATGGTGGTCAAG AAAGTTGAGATGAAAGTGGACATCAACTGCGGGAAATGCAAAAATGCAATCATGCAAGCTGTTGCAGAGATAGAAG GTGTGAATCAGGTTGTACTGGATGAAGAGAAGAGCTTGCTGACGGTGGTTGGCACGATGGATCCAATCTGCGTTGCAGAAAAGCTAAGGAAGATCAAACAGAAACCAGTAGTAGTCAACATTGGACCACCAAAACCTCCAGAGAAAAAAACAGAACCGAAGCCAGTATGTTGTAAGCCTTGCCCTCCGTATTGCCCTCCATACTACTACAACAACTGTGACATGGTAACAGTTAGTACCTATAGTAACGGAAGCGGCTGCACCATTGTTTGA